The Saccharothrix variisporea genome has a segment encoding these proteins:
- a CDS encoding twin-arginine translocase TatA/TatE family subunit, producing MPLGMTEILLILLVVVLLFGASRLPKLARSLADARRELRRGGEDDRDDGPGRDDGR from the coding sequence GTGCCGCTGGGCATGACGGAGATCTTGTTGATCCTGCTGGTGGTGGTGCTGTTGTTCGGCGCGAGCCGGCTGCCGAAGCTGGCGCGGTCCCTCGCCGACGCGCGCCGGGAGCTGCGGCGCGGCGGCGAGGACGACCGCGACGACGGGCCCGGTCGCGACGACGGGCGCTGA
- a CDS encoding LysR family transcriptional regulator — MDVSSASLRVLCQIAESGSFTAAAAQLGYTQSAVSRQAIALERSVGATLFERRTDGVRLTQRGLTLLRHARTILESVDAAERDLTGEAPRAELVRLGVVPSAGPVILPAALARLARTAPQVRVVTREGTTPGLARALRTGSIDVAVLTSRPPHRPPDTESPRLHVTTVQDVELVVAASANGTFAGRTSVHVDELVDTPWIAGPSSSAEPVLGVWPGLPGRARIVHSARDWLTKLHLVAGGFGVTTIPAGLTPVAPPGVISLRVQGAPPEVRRVLVARLPGTATSAIAAVTQAITSTVHP, encoded by the coding sequence ATGGACGTGTCGAGTGCGAGCCTCCGGGTGTTGTGCCAGATCGCCGAGTCGGGCAGCTTCACCGCGGCCGCCGCGCAGCTGGGCTACACGCAGTCCGCCGTCTCGCGACAGGCGATCGCCCTCGAACGCAGCGTCGGAGCCACCCTGTTCGAGCGGCGGACCGACGGGGTGCGGCTCACGCAGCGCGGGCTGACGCTGCTGCGCCACGCCCGGACGATCCTGGAGTCGGTCGACGCGGCCGAGCGCGACCTGACCGGTGAGGCTCCTCGTGCGGAGCTGGTGCGGCTCGGGGTGGTTCCCAGCGCCGGACCGGTGATCCTGCCGGCCGCGCTCGCCCGACTCGCCAGGACGGCGCCACAGGTCCGGGTCGTCACCCGCGAAGGCACCACCCCCGGCCTGGCTCGGGCGTTGCGCACCGGTTCGATCGACGTCGCGGTGCTCACCTCCCGCCCGCCGCACCGGCCACCGGACACCGAGTCACCACGCCTGCACGTCACGACCGTTCAGGACGTCGAACTCGTCGTGGCGGCGTCAGCCAACGGCACGTTCGCGGGCCGCACGTCCGTGCACGTCGACGAACTGGTCGACACACCGTGGATCGCCGGCCCCTCGTCGAGCGCGGAGCCGGTCCTCGGTGTCTGGCCGGGCCTGCCGGGGCGAGCACGCATCGTCCACAGTGCACGCGACTGGCTGACCAAACTGCACTTGGTCGCCGGTGGTTTCGGCGTCACCACGATCCCGGCAGGCCTGACGCCGGTCGCCCCACCCGGCGTGATCTCCCTGCGGGTCCAGGGCGCGCCACCCGAGGTCCGCAGGGTCTTGGTGGCCCGGCTCCCGGGCACCGCCACGTCGGCGATCGCAGCGGTCACCCAGGCGATCACCTCGACCGTCCATCCGTGA
- a CDS encoding ATP-binding protein — translation MAGSQLVGREHELAAAADVLTLARERTARLLLSGEAGIGKSVLWEQVLGDAAGRGYAILSCRPVESEARLAFSGLIDLFDRVPDDVLAQLPGPQRTALEVALLRRQADDGAGDPRAVYLATLNVIRALAADTPLVLAVDDAQWLDESSGRVLEYVVRRLADERVAVVVSVRDETGDHLPPGLSGQDHLVHLRLSGLSIGALHRLVRSAVGSPLPRPALVALQRASGGNPFYALELAGVLRRDGGTPGLPLPTPRALGELLTNRVVALPARSRDALLYASALAQPTVDLLAAALGDADAADEALADAEDHGVVEVVAGAIRFTHPLLRSAVYSAATGGRRRRVHRRLAAVLDDPETRALHLALGSGGPAPEVADALDEAARIAQQRGAPENAARMWELAAGHVGDPVRRAGLLVPAAQCLFSAGDAARARELFEAAVAGLPAGPHRAAALLELAVVVFFGNGPVEATALCDEALACAGDDPVLRATTYLRRSLFCQNDTAERYRNTRQALAEITGHEGAAPDDLVACVLAGSAYYRLLAGEGLRVDYLRRAAALVSPTGQSRDARSARSLLRVITKYTDPVRGRHDIARSRHDLLDRGDEATAVHELVHLAELDVWLGDWPLADREAAEALDAAEQTGQRPWAAYALYTRALVDAHRGDHDAALEAAAEGLRIATELDDSWVTVHLRAVLGFTELSRDDPAAARAHLTAALEVCAAVGLGDFPVSSLYGDLVEVTAELGLVAEAQALLADLELRRDRAPRPWITAVAARSAALVRMACGDVAGAQAALDSAPDLPMPFEQARTDLVRGRVLRRRKEKLAAREALLAARAEFDRLGASRWVGEADTELGRLGLRRDDEHGLTATELHVARLVAAGLSNREVAAAAYVTTKTVEAHLSRIYRKTGVRSRRELSRLAFLREPPD, via the coding sequence GTGGCCGGTTCGCAACTGGTCGGGCGCGAGCACGAACTCGCCGCCGCGGCCGACGTCCTCACCCTGGCGCGGGAGCGCACCGCCCGGTTGCTGCTGTCCGGCGAAGCGGGCATCGGCAAGAGCGTGCTGTGGGAGCAGGTGCTGGGCGACGCCGCCGGGCGCGGCTACGCGATCCTGTCGTGCCGCCCGGTCGAGTCGGAGGCGCGGCTGGCCTTCAGCGGCCTGATCGACCTGTTCGACCGGGTACCGGACGACGTCCTCGCCCAGCTGCCGGGGCCGCAGCGGACGGCCCTGGAGGTGGCGTTGCTGCGCCGCCAAGCCGACGACGGGGCGGGCGACCCGCGTGCGGTGTACCTGGCGACGCTCAACGTCATCCGCGCGCTGGCCGCCGACACACCCCTGGTGCTGGCCGTGGACGACGCGCAGTGGCTGGACGAGTCCAGCGGCCGGGTGCTGGAGTACGTGGTGCGCCGGCTGGCCGACGAGCGCGTGGCGGTCGTGGTGTCGGTCCGCGACGAGACCGGCGACCACCTGCCGCCCGGTCTGTCCGGCCAGGACCACCTGGTGCACCTGCGCCTGAGCGGGCTCAGCATCGGCGCCCTGCACCGGCTGGTGCGCTCCGCGGTCGGCTCGCCGCTGCCGCGTCCCGCGCTCGTCGCCCTCCAGCGGGCCAGCGGGGGCAACCCGTTCTACGCGCTGGAGCTGGCCGGGGTGCTGCGCCGCGACGGCGGCACGCCGGGGCTGCCGCTGCCGACACCCCGCGCGCTGGGCGAGCTGCTGACCAACCGGGTGGTCGCGCTGCCCGCCCGCAGCCGCGACGCCCTGCTCTACGCCTCGGCGCTGGCGCAGCCGACCGTGGACCTCCTCGCCGCGGCGCTGGGCGACGCCGACGCCGCGGACGAAGCGCTCGCCGACGCCGAGGACCACGGCGTGGTCGAGGTCGTGGCGGGAGCCATCCGCTTCACCCACCCGCTGCTGCGCTCGGCGGTCTACTCGGCCGCGACCGGCGGCCGGCGACGACGGGTGCACCGGCGGCTGGCCGCCGTGCTGGACGACCCGGAGACCCGCGCCCTGCACCTGGCCCTGGGCTCCGGCGGCCCCGCGCCGGAGGTGGCCGACGCGCTGGACGAGGCCGCGCGCATCGCCCAGCAGCGCGGTGCGCCGGAGAACGCCGCCAGGATGTGGGAGCTGGCGGCGGGCCACGTCGGCGACCCGGTGCGCCGGGCCGGGCTGCTCGTGCCCGCCGCGCAGTGCCTGTTCTCCGCCGGTGACGCGGCCCGCGCCCGCGAGCTGTTCGAGGCCGCCGTGGCGGGGTTGCCCGCCGGGCCGCACCGCGCCGCCGCGCTGCTGGAGCTGGCGGTCGTGGTGTTCTTCGGCAACGGCCCGGTCGAGGCCACCGCGCTGTGCGACGAGGCGCTGGCCTGCGCGGGTGACGACCCGGTGCTGCGCGCCACGACCTACCTGCGCCGGTCGTTGTTCTGCCAGAACGACACCGCCGAGCGCTACCGCAACACGCGCCAGGCGCTGGCGGAGATCACCGGCCACGAGGGCGCCGCGCCCGACGACCTCGTGGCGTGCGTCCTGGCCGGCAGCGCCTACTACCGGCTGCTGGCCGGTGAGGGCCTGCGCGTCGACTACCTGCGGCGGGCCGCGGCGCTGGTCTCGCCGACCGGGCAGTCCCGGGACGCGCGCTCGGCGCGCAGCCTGCTGCGCGTGATCACCAAGTACACCGACCCGGTGCGGGGGCGGCACGACATCGCCCGATCACGCCACGACCTGCTCGACCGGGGCGACGAGGCGACCGCCGTGCACGAGCTGGTCCACCTCGCCGAGCTGGACGTCTGGCTCGGCGACTGGCCCCTGGCCGACCGGGAGGCCGCGGAGGCCCTCGACGCCGCCGAGCAGACCGGGCAGCGGCCGTGGGCCGCCTACGCCCTCTACACCCGCGCCCTGGTGGACGCCCACCGCGGCGACCACGACGCGGCCCTGGAGGCGGCGGCGGAAGGGCTGCGCATCGCCACCGAGCTGGACGACTCGTGGGTCACCGTGCACCTGCGCGCGGTGCTCGGCTTCACCGAGCTGTCCCGCGACGACCCGGCGGCGGCCCGAGCGCACCTGACGGCCGCGCTGGAGGTCTGCGCGGCGGTCGGACTGGGCGACTTCCCGGTCAGCTCCCTCTACGGAGACCTGGTCGAGGTGACCGCCGAGCTGGGCCTGGTCGCCGAGGCGCAGGCGCTGCTGGCGGACCTCGAACTGCGCCGCGACCGCGCGCCCCGCCCCTGGATCACCGCCGTGGCCGCCCGGTCGGCCGCGCTGGTGCGGATGGCGTGCGGCGACGTGGCGGGCGCGCAGGCGGCGCTGGACTCCGCGCCGGACCTGCCGATGCCCTTCGAGCAGGCCCGCACCGACCTGGTGCGCGGCCGGGTGCTCAGGCGGCGCAAGGAGAAGCTGGCCGCGCGCGAGGCGCTGCTGGCCGCCCGGGCCGAGTTCGACCGGCTGGGCGCGTCGCGCTGGGTGGGCGAGGCCGACACCGAGCTGGGCAGGCTCGGGCTGCGCCGCGACGACGAGCACGGCCTCACCGCGACGGAGCTGCACGTCGCCCGGCTCGTGGCCGCCGGGCTGAGCAACCGGGAGGTGGCCGCGGCGGCGTACGTGACGACGAAGACCGTCGAGGCGCACCTGAGCCGGATCTACCGCAAGACCGGCGTGCGCTCGCGTCGCGAACTGAGCCGGCTCGCGTTCCTGAGGGAGCCGCCGGACTAA
- a CDS encoding SDR family oxidoreductase, with amino-acid sequence MRVFITGGTGLIGSTVVAELLGNGHTVLALARSDASARTAEDAGAEVVRGGLADLDVLRAGAARADGVVHLAFNHDFGSAEAITRAVAEEAAALAAIGDELTGSGRPFVVTSGTPAVPGRVSTEADAVAIEGPLAGRGHSVAAVLALASRGVRSTAVRLPRTVHNEGTGGFAGILTSIARRTGVSGYPGDGAQRWPAVHALDAAVLFRLALEHAEAGTTWHAVADEGDPVRDIAAVIGRRLGLPVASVPAETYGPLGPIFATDQPSSSAHTRQELGWVPKHPSLLEDLENIRL; translated from the coding sequence ATGCGCGTCTTCATCACCGGCGGCACCGGGCTGATCGGGTCCACCGTCGTCGCCGAACTCCTCGGCAACGGCCACACCGTCCTCGCCCTCGCCCGTTCCGACGCGTCGGCGCGGACCGCCGAGGACGCCGGCGCCGAGGTGGTCCGGGGCGGCCTGGCCGACCTGGACGTGCTGCGCGCCGGTGCCGCTCGCGCCGACGGCGTCGTCCACCTGGCCTTCAACCACGACTTCGGCAGTGCCGAGGCCATCACCCGGGCGGTCGCGGAGGAAGCCGCCGCCCTCGCGGCCATCGGCGACGAACTGACCGGCAGCGGCCGCCCGTTCGTCGTGACCTCGGGCACGCCGGCCGTGCCGGGTCGCGTGTCGACCGAGGCGGACGCGGTGGCGATCGAGGGCCCGCTCGCCGGTCGCGGCCACTCGGTCGCGGCGGTCCTCGCCCTGGCCTCGCGCGGGGTCCGGAGCACGGCGGTCCGCCTACCGCGCACGGTCCACAACGAGGGTACGGGCGGGTTCGCCGGGATCCTGACGTCCATCGCGCGCCGGACCGGCGTGTCCGGCTACCCGGGCGACGGCGCCCAGCGGTGGCCGGCCGTGCACGCGCTCGACGCGGCGGTCCTCTTCCGGCTCGCCCTGGAGCACGCGGAAGCCGGCACCACCTGGCACGCCGTGGCCGACGAGGGGGACCCGGTGCGCGACATCGCCGCGGTCATCGGCCGACGGCTGGGCCTGCCGGTAGCGTCGGTGCCGGCGGAGACCTACGGCCCGCTCGGTCCGATCTTCGCCACCGACCAACCCTCGTCCAGCGCCCACACCCGACAGGAACTCGGCTGGGTGCCGAAGCACCCGAGCCTCTTGGAGGACCTGGAGAACATCCGCCTTTGA
- a CDS encoding PLP-dependent aminotransferase family protein: MRDPESLTIPICLDRRADRPLQDQLAEQLAAAVDHGQLALGRRLPSTRTLAERLDVSRGVALAAYEILYARGYLDSRRGSGTYVADRAAHRPTAVRALPAPEPGDLVDTTPGQATREGFPLAAWRAAWRHASFRPPLPCDLPLGGVPELRQAVAEHLRRTRGLVAEDHEVLVTTGAAQGVTHALTALGVRGRRVAVQDPAPWALRQAVEDAGATPVALPANRDGVWNGVVPPSCVAVVVSPDGQAPAGAVMPTLHRRQLADWARREGGYVVAVAQDHIAPAAAPLPRLLHMAGERVVVAGDFRTVFVPSLHVGYLLMHRGLLARVMRSVCRNHDQPSAVAQSAMAYLLAEGHVTRRLRRLGRLFERKDALVRAALEPLRPAVRLAPPGTPGVVVLHLPDHVRAEQVHAELGVRGVVVPTLASFHLPGRPAGNALVLGHGHLPDQALRTALGELLAVLRPDRALIDRVIGL, encoded by the coding sequence ATGCGCGACCCGGAGAGCTTGACCATCCCGATCTGCCTGGACCGAAGAGCGGACCGCCCGTTGCAGGACCAACTCGCGGAGCAGTTGGCCGCGGCGGTCGACCACGGCCAACTGGCCCTCGGCCGGAGGCTGCCGTCCACCCGGACACTGGCCGAACGGCTGGACGTGTCGCGCGGTGTCGCACTCGCCGCCTACGAGATCCTCTACGCCCGCGGCTACCTGGACAGCCGCCGGGGCTCGGGCACCTACGTCGCCGACCGCGCGGCGCACCGGCCGACCGCCGTCCGCGCGCTGCCCGCGCCGGAGCCCGGCGACCTGGTCGACACCACCCCCGGCCAGGCGACCCGCGAGGGGTTCCCGCTGGCCGCGTGGCGCGCGGCGTGGCGGCACGCGAGCTTCCGGCCGCCGTTGCCGTGCGACCTGCCCCTCGGCGGTGTGCCGGAGCTGCGCCAGGCGGTCGCCGAGCACCTGCGCCGCACCCGCGGCCTCGTGGCGGAGGACCACGAGGTGCTGGTCACCACCGGCGCGGCCCAGGGGGTGACGCACGCGCTGACCGCTCTGGGCGTCCGCGGCCGGCGCGTCGCGGTGCAGGACCCGGCCCCGTGGGCGCTGCGGCAGGCGGTCGAGGACGCCGGGGCCACACCCGTGGCGCTGCCCGCGAACCGGGACGGCGTGTGGAACGGCGTGGTGCCACCGTCCTGCGTGGCCGTGGTGGTCTCACCCGACGGGCAGGCACCCGCCGGTGCGGTCATGCCCACCCTGCACCGCCGGCAGTTGGCCGACTGGGCCCGGCGTGAGGGCGGCTACGTGGTGGCGGTGGCGCAGGACCACATCGCGCCCGCCGCGGCACCGCTGCCCCGGTTGCTGCACATGGCCGGCGAGCGCGTCGTGGTGGCGGGCGACTTCCGCACCGTGTTCGTCCCTTCCCTGCACGTCGGTTACCTGCTGATGCACCGCGGGCTGCTCGCCCGGGTGATGCGCAGCGTGTGCCGCAACCACGACCAGCCCTCCGCCGTGGCCCAGTCCGCCATGGCGTACCTGCTGGCCGAGGGACACGTCACGCGTCGCCTGCGCCGGCTCGGCCGCCTGTTCGAGCGCAAGGACGCCCTGGTGCGGGCCGCCCTCGAACCCCTGCGGCCCGCGGTCCGCCTCGCGCCGCCGGGCACACCGGGCGTGGTCGTGCTGCACCTGCCCGACCACGTCCGCGCCGAGCAGGTGCACGCCGAGCTGGGCGTGCGTGGCGTCGTGGTGCCCACGCTGGCGTCGTTCCACCTGCCCGGCCGCCCGGCGGGCAACGCGCTGGTCCTCGGGCACGGGCACCTCCCGGACCAGGCGCTGCGCACGGCGCTGGGGGAGCTGCTCGCCGTGCTGCGTCCCGACCGGGCCCTGATCGACCGGGTGATCGGCCTGTAG
- a CDS encoding putative quinol monooxygenase, giving the protein MDSSVLVVADTSCKPEDAEEFGRVLQEFARACRTEPGCLSYEVFRSLDAPERCVSLERYADEAAFAAHRASDHFREIGLGKVMPLVVARDVRIYDAPQDVPPAG; this is encoded by the coding sequence GTGGACTCCTCAGTGCTCGTGGTCGCCGACACCTCCTGCAAGCCGGAGGACGCGGAGGAGTTCGGTCGGGTCCTCCAGGAGTTCGCGCGGGCGTGCCGCACCGAGCCCGGCTGCCTGTCCTACGAGGTCTTCCGCTCGTTGGACGCGCCCGAGCGCTGCGTGAGCCTCGAGCGGTACGCCGACGAGGCGGCCTTCGCAGCGCACCGCGCCTCGGACCACTTCCGCGAGATCGGCCTCGGCAAGGTGATGCCGCTCGTCGTCGCGCGGGACGTGCGGATCTACGACGCACCGCAGGACGTGCCGCCGGCGGGGTAG
- a CDS encoding TetR/AcrR family transcriptional regulator: MGRWEPGARERLVIAAVDLFTEQGYDATTVAQIAERAGVTKSTFFRHFPDKRELLVAGQEMLSRLLVEGIAEAPAEASPLEAVTAGLVRAAGAMGPESRQFASRLKAAVAANTELQERDALKSVSLAAAMTTALITRGVPDATAALAGELGVLAFKRGYAEWSKEDRDTEDDLAAHVVKALDELRAASASLG; the protein is encoded by the coding sequence GTGGGACGGTGGGAACCAGGAGCGCGCGAACGCCTCGTCATAGCGGCCGTCGACCTGTTCACCGAGCAGGGCTACGACGCCACGACGGTCGCGCAGATCGCCGAGCGCGCGGGCGTCACGAAGAGCACGTTCTTCCGCCACTTCCCCGACAAGCGCGAGTTGCTGGTGGCCGGGCAGGAGATGCTGAGCCGACTGCTGGTCGAGGGGATCGCCGAGGCACCCGCCGAGGCGAGCCCGCTCGAAGCGGTCACCGCCGGTCTCGTGCGCGCCGCCGGCGCGATGGGCCCCGAGAGCCGGCAGTTCGCCTCTCGACTGAAGGCGGCCGTCGCCGCCAACACCGAACTCCAGGAGCGCGACGCCCTCAAGAGCGTCAGCCTGGCCGCCGCCATGACCACCGCCCTCATCACCCGCGGCGTGCCGGACGCCACCGCGGCCCTAGCCGGCGAACTCGGCGTCCTGGCCTTCAAACGCGGGTACGCCGAATGGTCCAAGGAGGACCGCGACACCGAGGACGACCTCGCCGCGCACGTCGTCAAGGCACTGGACGAGCTGCGGGCGGCGAGCGCGTCGCTGGGCTGA
- a CDS encoding alcohol dehydrogenase catalytic domain-containing protein, whose amino-acid sequence MRAATLTAFGSPLVVHDVPDPEAGSGEVLVEVLATCVPPYAAEVFSGERRYPLEPPVVPGVGGIGRVVRVGPDATKLAVGDLVWCDPTVRARDDALTPDITLQGWSPRGEGGAKLARHLPDGPFAELMRVPTENVYRLPAAAAADPARWSALGVHTIAYGGLLAGRLEAGETLLVSGATGNLGSSAVAVALAVGAGHVVVPGRNRAVLDLLADRFGARVSPVELSGDEDTDRATMAAATDGPIDMVLDLLPPWAPSSVARAAAMTVREHGRVVLMGGVGMLGGADLALPYPWIMRNSVTVRGQWMYPRTANAGMIRLIATGALDLAPERVTRFDLDQVNDAVAYAAEHGGPFDRTVLMPTA is encoded by the coding sequence ATGCGTGCTGCGACACTGACGGCGTTCGGCTCCCCCCTCGTGGTGCACGACGTACCGGACCCGGAAGCCGGCAGCGGTGAGGTGCTGGTCGAGGTGCTGGCGACGTGTGTGCCGCCTTACGCGGCCGAGGTGTTCAGCGGTGAACGGCGTTATCCGCTGGAGCCACCGGTCGTGCCGGGTGTCGGGGGCATCGGCCGAGTGGTCCGGGTCGGCCCGGACGCGACCAAGCTGGCGGTGGGGGACCTGGTGTGGTGCGACCCGACGGTCCGTGCCCGCGACGACGCCCTGACCCCGGACATCACGCTCCAGGGCTGGAGTCCTCGCGGCGAGGGCGGCGCCAAGCTGGCGCGACACCTGCCTGACGGACCGTTCGCCGAACTCATGCGGGTTCCCACCGAGAACGTCTACCGGCTGCCCGCCGCAGCGGCGGCCGACCCCGCCCGTTGGTCCGCGCTGGGCGTGCACACCATCGCCTACGGAGGGCTGTTGGCCGGCCGACTCGAGGCCGGTGAGACGCTGCTGGTCAGCGGGGCGACCGGCAACCTCGGCAGCAGCGCGGTAGCCGTCGCGCTCGCCGTGGGCGCCGGGCACGTGGTGGTCCCGGGCCGCAACCGGGCCGTCCTCGACCTGCTCGCCGACCGGTTCGGTGCACGGGTGAGCCCGGTCGAACTCAGCGGCGACGAAGACACCGACCGCGCGACCATGGCCGCGGCCACCGACGGCCCCATCGACATGGTGCTCGACCTCCTGCCGCCCTGGGCACCCAGCTCGGTGGCACGCGCGGCGGCCATGACCGTGCGCGAGCACGGGCGGGTCGTGCTGATGGGTGGCGTCGGCATGCTCGGCGGCGCGGACCTCGCGCTGCCCTACCCCTGGATCATGCGCAACTCGGTGACCGTTCGAGGCCAGTGGATGTACCCGCGCACGGCGAACGCCGGCATGATCCGACTCATCGCGACAGGCGCCCTGGACCTCGCCCCCGAACGCGTCACCCGGTTCGACCTCGACCAGGTCAACGACGCGGTCGCGTACGCAGCCGAGCACGGCGGCCCCTTCGACCGCACCGTCCTCATGCCGACTGCTTAG